One Dioscorea cayenensis subsp. rotundata cultivar TDr96_F1 chromosome 15, TDr96_F1_v2_PseudoChromosome.rev07_lg8_w22 25.fasta, whole genome shotgun sequence genomic region harbors:
- the LOC120277918 gene encoding allene oxide synthase 1, chloroplastic produces MSLAVSSLSPHHPNRPIKSSISERSATSPTFSSPSHLPMRKIPGDYGLPFIGPISDRFAYFYTQGRDDFFRSRVNLYKSTVFRVNVPPGPFIASDPRVITLLDAASFPTLFDTSLVEKRDLFTGTFMPSTTLTGGHRILSYLDPSEPLHAPLKKLLFNLLSSRRHAVIPEFRRTFTSLFQTLETTLAADGKADFGDVNDNACFDFLGRALFDRDPKQTPLGSDGPKLIMKWVLVQLGPLLTLGLPSVLEDLLLHSFRLPAALVKKDYERLAAFFKESAGTVLDEAVEMGITRDEAVHNLLFAICFNAFGGMKILFPGLMKLLGRAGGKVHGKLAEEVRRVIGKGGGEVTMKGIEEMELVKSVVYETLRLDPPVPVQYGKAKRDMVVESHEAAYEVKAGEMLFGYQPFATKDPRVFERPEEFVAERFVGEKGEGLLKYVVWSNGPETETPTVGNKQCAGKDFVVLVARLFVVELFLRYDSFDIEVGTSPLGSSVKITSLKKASFLKRFLII; encoded by the coding sequence ATGTCCCTGGCAGTCTCATCTCTCTCTCCTCATCATCCTAACCGTCCGATCAAATCCTCCATCTCCGAACGATCAGCCACGTCACCCACCTTCTCCTCTCCATCTCATCTTCCGATGAGAAAGATCCCCGGCGACTACGGCCTCCCGTTCATCGGCCCAATCAGCGACCGCTTCGCCTACTTCTACACCCAAGGCCGGGACGACTTCTTCCGTTCAAGAGTCAACCTTTACAAGTCAACGGTGTTCAGAGTCAACGTCCCACCGGGTCCGTTCATCGCCTCCGACCCCCGCGTCATCACCCTCCTCGACGCCGCCTCCTTCCCCACCCTCTTCGACACCTCTCTCGTCGAGAAACGCGACCTCTTCACCGGCACTTTCATGCCGTCGACGACCCTCACCGGCGGCCACCGTATCCTCTCCTACCTCGACCCATCCGAACCTCTCCACGCACCACTTAAAAAACTCCTTTTTAACCTCCTCTCATCTCGTCGCCACGCCGTCATCCCCGAGTTCCGGCGAACTTTCACCTCCCTTTTTCAAACCCTCGAAACCACCCTCGCCGCCGACGGCAAGGCGGACTTCGGCGACGTCAACGACAACGCCTGCTTCGATTTCCTCGGCCGCGCGTTGTTCGACCGGGATCCAAAGCAGACGCCTTTGGGGAGTGACGGTCCGAAGCTGATAATGAAGTGGGTTTTGGTTCAACTCGGTCCGTTGTTAACTCTCGGGTTGCCGAGCGTGCTCGAGGATCTACTGCTCCACTCGTTCCGTCTGCCGGCGGCGTTGGTTAAGAAGGACTACGAGAGATTAGCAGCGTTCTTCAAGGAATCAGCAGGGACAGTGCTGGACGAAGCGGTGGAGATGGGGATAACGAGAGATGAAGCAGTGCATAACTTGTTATTCGCGATCTGCTTCAATGCGTTCGGAGGGATGAAGATCTTGTTCCCAGGGTTGATGAAGTTGCTCGGAAGAGCAGGTGGGAAAGTGCATGGGAAGTTGGCAGAAGAGGTGAGAAGAGTGATCGGAAAAGGAGGTGGGGAAGTGACGATGAAAGGGATTGAAGAGATGGAGTTAGTGAAATCAGTTGTGTATGAAACGTTGAGATTGGATCCACCGGTGCCGGTGCAGTATGGTAAAGCGAAGAGAGACATGGTAGTGGAAAGCCATGAAGCGGCCTATGAAGTTAAGGCAGGGGAGATGTTATTTGGGTATCAACCATTTGCGACGAAAGATCCGAGAGTGTTTGAGAGACCGGAGGAGTTTGTGGCGGAGAGGTTTGTAGGGGAGAAAGGTGAAGGGTTGTTAAAGTATGTGGTTTGGTCGAATGGACCGGAGACGGAAACACCGACAGTAGGGAATAAGCAGTGTGCTGGGAAGGATTTTGTGGTGTTGGTTGCGAGGTTGTTTGTTGTTGAGTTGTTTTTGAGGTATGATTCGTTTGATATTGAGGTTGGGACTTCGCCGTTGGGTTCGTCGGTCAAGATTACGTCTTTGAAAAAGGCCAGCTTTTTGAAgaggtttttaattatttaa
- the LOC120276831 gene encoding protein JINGUBANG-like, translated as MKDGEGGGGRGRAMLSKLFQTERSSFGSEEDEVSPRGSGSPCYHSDKNLTSADSSPTPYDMSPSPFLKSPWILASPAYPFPEDPTAGLLGSLVREEGHVYSLAASGELLYTGSDSKNIRVWKGRKEFSGFKSNSGLVKAIVVAGDRIFTGHQDGKIRVWRVSSKDPTVHKRVGTLPSLKDWLKSSINPNSYVRVRRHRNTLWLRHYDAVSCLSLDKENGLLYSGSWDKTFKVWRLSDCKCLESVTAHEDAINAVAVGGGGVVFTGSADGTVKMWKREEGRHKLVRVLMRTEWAVTALVVGDGVVYAGTSDGLVNFWEWRRRGLEHGGVLRGHAMAVLCMAMAGRLVISGSADKTVCVWRRGDDGEHVKLAVLTAHEGPVKCLAVEKEEEDEEGGGGAGEVEKRWVVYSGSLDRSVKVWRVTEKVAENGGVHRTPLHVPRSTYVY; from the coding sequence ATGAAAGACGgcgaaggaggaggaggaagaggcaGGGCTATGCTTTCCAAGCTCTTTCAAACGGAAAGATCATCGTTTGGCAGCGAGGAAGACGAGGTCTCACCGCGTGGTTCCGGCAGCCCTTGTTACCACTCCGACAAGAATCTAACAAGCGCCGACAGCTCTCCGACACCGTACGACATGTCTCCGTCTCCATTTCTCAAGTCGCCGTGGATTCTAGCTTCTCCGGCGTACCCTTTCCCGGAAGACCCAACGGCCGGGTTACTCGGCTCTCTTGTACGTGAAGAAGGACATGTGTACTCCCTTGCTGCCTCCGGCGAGCTTCTTTACACTGGGTCTGACTCTAAAAACATCAGGGTTTGGAAAGGGAGGAAAGAGTTCTCAGGGTTTAAATCAAATAGTGGATTGGTTAAAGCCATAGTGGTCGCCGGAGATCGGATATTCACCGGCCATCAAGATGGGAAGATACGTGTATGGAGAGTTTCAAGCAAAGACCCCACCGTACACAAGCGTGTGGGGACATTACCGAGTTTGAAAGACTGGTTGAAGAGTTCCATCAATCCGAACAGCTACGTGAGAGTTCGCCGGCACCGGAACACGCTCTGGTTGCGCCACTATGATGCCGTGTCTTGCTTGAGCTTGGATAAAGAAAACGGACTTCTTTACTCTGGTTCATGGGATAAGACATTCAAAGTTTGGAGATTGTCGGATTGTAAGTGTTTGGAGTCGGTGACGGCGCATGAGGATGCGATAAACGCGGTGGCGGTGGGTGGCGGTGGAGTGGTGTTTACGGGGTCGGCGGATGGGACGGTGAAGATGTGGAAGAGAGAGGAAGGGAGGCATAAGTTGGTGAGGGTGTTGATGAGGACGGAGTGGGCTGTGACGGCGTTGGTCGTCGGAGATGGGGTGGTGTACGCCGGGACGTCGGATGGGTTGGTGAACTTCTGGGAATGGAGGAGGAGAGGGTTGGAACATGGTGGAGTTCTTAGAGGGCATGCAATGGCAGTGCTTTGCATGGCCATGGCGGGGAGGTTGGTGATCAGTGGATCAGCGGATAAGACGGTGTGTGTTTGGCGGCGGGGAGATGACGGTGAGCATGTGAAGCTTGCGGTTTTGACGGCGCATGAAGGTCCGGTGAAGTGTTTGGCggtggagaaggaggaggaggatgaggagggtgGTGGTGGCGCCGGCGAGGTAGAGAAGAGATGGGTGGTTTATAGCGGCAGTTTGGATCGGTCGGTGAAGGTGTGGAGAGTGACGGAGAAGGTGGCGGAGAATGGTGGGGTCCACCGGACACCGTTGCACGTGCCGAGGAGCACGTACGTGTACTGA
- the LOC120277894 gene encoding proteasome assembly chaperone 2 yields MEFAAVDEGEPFSPECPTLLLPALSIGNVGQLAIDLLISSTGARRVGYLDEPSVLPCAGNDAYGPVPVGDLALPLEAYASSSHAISLIQQRSPVVKGMMVEFAKNLTNFISISGKKHVIVLSSLSSGRKKQIDPPGDLQIYYISSSNADGTDADCQRLGLKKLEEYDPCQRRWVHLKHLAEGNPVNEEMLSYEDELFDDDYYPGLPFAAIFSCCKAKGLKVTCLLCYCSEGDNISDSIQLADAACKLLGVNSNNFHGNQQGGWVMPLSWKTVYGPPADMTLF; encoded by the exons ATGGAATTCGCCGCCGTCGATGAAGGCGAACCCTTCTCTCCCGAATGCCCCACTCTTCTCCTG CCGGCGCTTTCGATCGGGAACGTCGGGCAGCTTGCCATCGATCTATTGATCTCTTCCACTGGAGCTAGAAGAGTTGGGTATTTGGATGAGCCTTCAGTGCTTCCTTGCGCCGGGAACGATGCTTATGGGCCGGTCCCCGTTGGTGATCTTGCGTTGCCCCTTGAAG CTTATGCTTCCTCCTCTCATGCTATTTCTCTCATCCAACAGAGGTCTCCTGTTGTGAAG GGAATGATGGTTGAGTTTGCGAAGAATCTAACAAATTTCATATCCATTTCTGGCAAGAAGCATGTTATTGTTCTTTCAAGTCTATCTTCCGGTAGAAAGAAACAAATCGATCCTCCAGG TGATCTGCAGATCTATTATATATCGAGTTCCAATGCTGATGGAACTGATGCTGATTGTCAAAGGCTAGGCTTGAAAAAACTCGAGGAGTATGATCCCTGTCAAAGACGGTGGGTGCATCTAAAGCATCTAGCTGAAGGAAATCCAGTGAATGAAGAAATGCTCAGTTATGAAGATGAATTGTTCGATGACGATTATTACCCTGGTCTGCCTTTTGCTGCAATATTTTCTTGTTGCAAG GCCAAAGGTTTGAAGGTCACATGTTTATTATGCTACTGTTCTGAAGGAGACAACATATCTGACTCTATCCAGCTTGCTGATGCTGCCTGCAAACTTCTGGGTGTAAACTCAAACAACTTTCATG GAAATCAACAAGGTGGATGGGTGATGCCGCTTTCATGGAAAACAGTATACGGGCCACCAGCTGATATGACCCTTTTTTAA